AAGTTGGCTGCAACCATCTTTCGTGGTTTCAGTTATAATAGTTGGTGTGGCAGATGACTTGCTCATGCTGCTGTTTTATGTTGTATGCATAAAAGCATGCCAGGGATTGAGAAGTCCGGTAGTTGTCAGAACAACCACACGCAGATAAATTGAGATGTCATTTACGTTTTCCCATCCTAACCCTTGCAGCATGAATTATCTTTGCTTCTTCATTTATCTTTCTTAAGAACACAATTACCAGGCTTTGTCTTTGCTGCTTCATTTACCGGGATTCTCTTTTAGGGATTAGCAGAAGCCAATAATCTGTAATCGTCTGCAGATGATACATTTTTCTGATTGCTTTTATGTTGTATACCTGATACcttttgtgtgtttttatcATACTTTGTCAACTCTTGTGGCTGTGGCTTGAATATCACATAGGACACCAGAAGACTGGGTGAGAAAGTATCAAGCTGATGAAATGTAAACATATTCATCTCAACTACTCGAAATAATTCGAGTTCTGGAGCTGGCCAACAGTCTATCTCCACAATCATGGACTTGACTACAGGGTTTACTTTTGTCAACCATGAGGAGATAAATGGTATGCCTAATTCTTGTTTGTAGAGATATAGTAAAATGTTTCTTCAGTTACTGCTGCATCAGTATTCACAGACTCTCATAACAGGCTTGGAAACTAAGATATCCACGTGCGCAAGCATATATTCTCGGTCTGACGTAAAATATCCAAGATTTGTTTTCTCTCGAATATATAATTGGAAAATGGATATATCATATTATGATTTCGATCATAGGCTTGTAAATAAAGTTTTACTTGTAATATTTGGGGTTGCTAACTCGCTTTTGCAATGTGGATACAAATGAAGACTAGCAGCAGAAGAGATTCGGTTGTTTGTTGTCCCCTTTATAAGAGTTCAAATACCTATAGTAGAAAGTGGCGAATACGAGATGTTACACATATTTCTGGGAATCAAGTCAATTTGGAGGATGACACAAACCACACAGCCGAGGTTACATTGTCCTGAAACTAATGTCACTGctgattttgtgtttttggttGACATCACGCCTTATCATCTCAGTGTTGCGTGCCCCTAGTTACAGCAAAAGTCAGCAGAAgaaatgcatatataattcTATATCGAGCTTGAAACTTTTACTGGACTCATATTCACTCAACTTTAACTATATATTGGTTCCCATGGGGACAACCCAATGGATTTGGACTCAAGATTTCCGATTTCGTATAGGAGTCTTGTGTTTGAACCTTAGGTGTGTGCATGAATGTTGGGTGTGtgtgagaaaaaaaaactttaactGTATATTGGAGTGTGGTATGCATATTAAATTGGCAGTTCTTCAAACAGCTAAAGCTCATTTGGACTTATGCAAGTTGCTGGGTACTAGCAAGCCATCTAGTACTAGAGTTGTAAACAATTTAAGTTGAATCGAAGCTGCTATTAGTTGAGCTTGTTTGAATTCCTTCAGcattaaaaattgagattgATCTTAAATGAATTCCAATTGAGTCGAACAGAGGTAGAGCTAAAATAGTTGgatgttttatttgtttgtgcAAAGCAGTATGTGGATTGGACAAAGAATCGAAATTtcgagtttttttaattttttttttcaatttgccAAAGTGGGGAAGAAAGTATTAATCTGGGAATTGACTAAAGAACGGCAGTGCATGTTgtggttttaaaaaaaaaatcatttgaggattaaaaaattgaatttaagatatttttttattgtgtgtgttttgatTCAGGTTGGTGGGATCATTGGCAGAAAGTtagataaacaaataaaaagattaaattaaatacaaaaaaaatataaaatgacaaACCCATAAAGGTGAGTACCAAAAGACCTTCTCCCTTCATAATAAAGTATAGATATAGAATcaattatagataaataacGATAACGGTGATTATTACCATTAGTTGTATGATCCTATTGTATCGCTATTTGGATCCGTGTTGTATCACCATTTGAATACTGTTGTATTGATATTTGTAGCAAGTTATGAATTTTCGACACTTTAACGGGATTTGTGAACCTTGTGTGCGGGAGTTCATTGGTGGATAAAACCCCCGAGCTTGACTTCATCGTTGAGATTATAATGCTGACTGTGAAGATGCTTAGATGTGCCTATTAATCGAATGAATCCATCAATGGTGCAGCAATGATGGAAAAGTgagtaataatattaatattctgTTCATCAAGTTACAGCATCTGCAGCAAATTGCATACAGAAATGTGTAACATGCTAAGTTGTTTGGTGTCCGAATACGCTCAGCTCAGAAGCATCTTAAGCATTTTAACCTGAGTATTTGTGAAGACTATAACAATGGAAAGGGGATGCTTAGAGTTATGCTTAGACTACATTTGCATTCATAATTTCATCAGCAGGCAAATACGTAAATATCCTCCCAGccaaaaatcagaaaatcaaTCAGACAATTATGTGCACGATGAGCTGTGGTTGCTTTAGCATTACAGATTTTTTGGTCAGTCTTCCATCATAAAGCCAAAACCTTGCAATCAAGAACCCCAGAGATTGCCAACACTACTCAATCAGATGAAAACACCGCAAGTGAGGATGATGGGTACATAAGAGAAGCACCACCTTTCACCAAAACCATCAAGCCACCTATTATGCTACCGACTAAGAAGGCTGTAGGAAGGCAACTCTTCTAGACATGTGATGTCTTCTTGGAGAAGCTCCGTCTCCAGCTGACGGCGGGTAGCTTTCATCACAGCCTGAAAAAACAACAGCACAACAGTGTAAGAATTTTGGGATGTTTATGGTGGTTATTCACCTTTTCTACGGAAAGGAGTTTGCGAAAATATTGGAGAATGTTTTGGTGTTGGGAttcttttttccctcttttgTGAAGGGTTGTTTTTGAGGAATACTTTTAATTGATTAGCGTTATATGaaacatttgtcatgattggaagttctaaatatatatgttacttaattgatgtataattaaaatacttgGATTACATGCATGTATATGTATAGTACACTAGGATTTTTAAGGGAGAGAAGTTTGGAAAAGTATTCTTTGCATTATTTTAACCAACTACAATTGGTAACAACTTACATTGAAATCCATATAAGAAGCACGCATCGCAAGCCATTCATGATCCAGTAGCTTGAATGTTATACAATATAGAAGGTCAAATGCTGATTNNNNNNNNNNNNNNNNNNNNNNNNNNNNNNNNNNNNNNNNNNNNNNNNNNNNNNNNNNNNNNNNNNNNNNNNNNNNNNNNNNNNNNNNNNNNNNNNNNNNNNNNNNNNNNNNNNNNNNNNNNNNNNNNNNNNNNNNNNNNNNNNNNNNNNNNNNNNNNNNNNtaaataaaattaaacaatgaGTAACTCTACCccaaaaatttttttatcgcTATCAAACCAATAGcaacttattttttgcaaCCCAGCAGGAGTAGGCTTTCAACAAAGACGAGAGTGAAGAAGCAAAATATTTACCTGcaagaaatttcaagaagGTTGCTCCCACAAGCGTTCGAGGCTTCACTGCAAAAGATAAAGCACTAGATTAGCTGATAAACAAACTCAGATACTTATTTCACGTATTCACATAGATACCCATGAGGGTTACACTTGGCAACATAATAAACTATTCCCCCCCGCGAGCTGATTGGGGTCCAACCAAGGAACCCATTGCCTGCAGTCTAACATTTCTTCATTCACATCATTGACAAAAACATAGGCCAAGATATCAGGAAAAGAAGTTTCGCTAGCCACAGATAGAAGAGACATCAGCGAGCCATTACACCAAATTACAAGACTCATTCAAATTACCAAGAAGCATAGGTCAAAAACTAAGAACAAGAATTTTAGCTTTGCTAAAACAATCCCAATTTTCGGAAGCAAACAAGAAATGGAAAGATCAAAATGAACATCATTGACAGAAGCATAAGCCAAAATCTCAGGAAAAGAATTTTGGCTAGCCATAGGAAAAAGACATCACCGAGCCATTGCACTAAATAACGAGATCCTCTCAAATCACCAAGAAGCATCAGTGAGAAACTAAGAACAAGAATTTTAGCAGCTCACTAAATCCCAATTTTTGGAGCAAGCAAGAAATGGAAAGATCAGAATGACCAACTAACTGATTTGAACCCAATAactgtataatttatatataaaattattttcatttccagAAAGGTCAAAATTGTTGAATTAGTTACAATTTTGATGCTAATAGAAATCAGAACATCagataaaaactaattatCAGCTGCAAGCAGTTGGAGGATTCAGATCCATTTCAAGACAAGCAATTcaaagaggaaagaaaagaataataaaatcatttgaaataaatattttgatactttCATAACAAAACATTCAGCAAGTGACCTGCTTCAAGATCAAGCATCTGAATAAGCATGAATGTGATGTTGACACCAGCTACAGCAAATGGGTATTCCCACAATGACCGGTCACCTTCCTGCTTCCAGAGAAGCTCCTGAAAAGATTTCTGCCAAAAAAGAGATGATAGATCTTTCACACTACTcttaagcaaaaataaaagatatttagaTAAGCGACCAACAAGTAAATATCAAGCAAGTTGCAACAAAGGATGGGAATCCATATGAGGTCTCATGCGGTAATGAGTGATATTTTTGCCTCCCCAACAGCAATTGATGCAACCTTTTGCCTTTTTCAGTCTATAGAGTCCCTACCTATGGAGATTACGAATCCCACAATCCAACCATACACGCCAAGACATTAGAGTctaaaggaaagaaaagaatcacaattttatatgcatataaatttcCCCTCAACTTTGACCTCAATTTACAAGTATCTACAGGAGAGCATTTTCTCACTAATTACTATAGAAGACAGacttcaaataatatttcttctgCCATAAAAAACTTTCCTCCATAGGTATAAAGTTCAGCTTGTGTGCTGAGACAAATTTGGGTTAAAAACAGCCCAAGTGatagaaaatcaaatcataatCAACTCAAGCAAGTTAAAGTGGAGACATTTGAATAACAAATTTATGAACCCGGATGTGTCAAATGTAACTAGTCAAACTGGACCTTTTCTCAACTTCTAATATGAATATCTAGATGAAAACTAATGCAGCCTTTTTTTCACATGATGAACCAATAAAGTTCAGAAAGGGCAAAAATGCGAGTCAGTTAATAATAAGCTGCCATACCAGTATGGTCCCCAAAATAGGAACCAAAAGCATGTAACCAGAAACACTGATGCAAATCCATATATTTTACCATGGGGTGATGGAGAATGAACCTTAAACACAAAAAATCTGCAGAACACAAAACCATACATCTACATCCACATGCATGCATACTTACATCCATGCACTCGCACAGAGAAGTAGAGAGACAGAGGAGAGAGCGTGCTCGTACCGGAAAATTCCTAGCGAAGTACAACAAATTTTCCAGAGATATGAAACCCCCACCTCTGAAAGAATAGGCCATAAGTTAAAGGAGTACAAACATGATAAGACAAAAAATtcagtcatttttttattttattccaaGATACTGAAACAAAGTTCAAGGTTAACGGAAGGATACCGAAAATCTGTTGATGGGTCTTTTCCCTGCCAACCCATCTCCTTCCACTGCTCTGATATTAAACCATGGAGTTCCTCCCCAGGAAAGGCAGCATGCCACAATGCCCACAGAGCTTcctataaaacaaaagaaggcATACAGTGAAACTGCTTAAGTAAAGATATGCTTAGCAGCTTGTGAAGTATACCTGATGTTCAGGGATAGAACTGTCATAGGCAACATCTAATCGGTTCTGTAGCCTCTCTAGGCATTCTTCCTGACACATAAAGTGGTATATAAATCAGGTATGCATGCAAGAAACAAGTAATCTATAAAGTGCAATCTTGACTTTTGGAAGCTGAGTTTAACTCAAACAAGGTTTATcttctattaatttaattgtctGCACATATGTTGTTTTTTCCCCTCAAACAATTTTCTTAAGTATCAGAATTTTCAAGTGCCATAAGCATAGTGAACCTatgtaaacaaaaagaaattatcattaaataaaactcAATTTGCAGTTTAATCATGGTGtgttgataataattttttcttgactgGGAGAATGCTACACAAATTGGCTCTCATGTCCCAACAACCAAATTACTGCAGAAAATTCGTCATATTCAATAATTcattcttaaataattaaaataaaatgtagaaAT
The nucleotide sequence above comes from Sesamum indicum cultivar Zhongzhi No. 13 linkage group LG11, S_indicum_v1.0, whole genome shotgun sequence. Encoded proteins:
- the LOC105173243 gene encoding ELMO domain-containing protein A-like, whose product is MDDRGGGGGSFVAVRRISQGLDRGSACHSTSAEAVAGSAAWLGRGLSCVCAQRRDSDARASFDLTPGQEECLERLQNRLDVAYDSSIPEHQEALWALWHAAFPGEELHGLISEQWKEMGWQGKDPSTDFRGGGFISLENLLYFARNFPKSFQELLWKQEGDRSLWEYPFAVAGVNITFMLIQMLDLEAVKPRTLVGATFLKFLAAFDLLYCITFKLLDHEWLAMRASYMDFNAVMKATRRQLETELLQEDITCLEELPSYSLLSR